The following coding sequences are from one Gigantopelta aegis isolate Gae_Host chromosome 15, Gae_host_genome, whole genome shotgun sequence window:
- the LOC121389882 gene encoding uncharacterized protein LOC121389882 isoform X2, with protein MQRKKCLLPLPWEETLRRRRRTSLSPRKPKLKPKKTSLLKLTTKTITTPISKRTPPPKQPTTITTSKRSPPPKQPTTITTSKRSPPPKQPTTITTSKRSPPPKQPTTITSKRSPPPKQRTTITTSKRSPPPKQPTTITTSKRSPPPKQPTTITSKRSPPPKQRTTITTSKRSPPPKQPTTITTSKRSPPPKQPTITTSKRTPPPKQPTTITTSKRSPPPKQPTTITTSKRSPPPKQPTTITETTTTSKQTTLPPKQPTISGITIKDEKELKTRMKHLSHMAKEINRLETETCHVRQLIDLVNILEDMTESVVFAAALNRRFNSPAVSHESDDITRTSQSVSIGIGPIYHAESDGTLTSSDIQSDGIRPTQKSTGTGPIHHADSGCILTSSGIQSDDIRPTNQRESDSYRIINEDVLDDIRTTCTCIHHTESHGIKPIIQSESYIIKTINQGESDDRQTKHIELHGIIPNHSIESDGILPPTDIQSDDIRPTQKSTGTGPIHHAESGGILLSSDIQSDNIRPTQKSTGTGPIDHVESGGILPPTDIQSDRIRTTHNTSTGPIHHAESGGILLSSDIQSDDIRPTNQSESDSYRIIHEDVLDDIRTTCTNHTESDGIKPIIQSESYIIKTIKQGESDDRPINHIQSNDIIRNHHVESGDISPPTDFQSDGIRPTQNIEVNGAGPIHHVESGRILLSSDFQSDDIRPTQKSTGTGPIHNVESGRILPPTDIQSDRIRTTHNTSTGPIHHVESGGILLSSDIQSDDIRPTNQSESDSYRIIKEDASDDIRTTYTHHTESDSIKPIIQSESYIIKTINQGESDDRLANHIESDNRQTKHIESNGIIPNHTIESDGILPPTDIQSDDIVPTQKSTDTGPIHHVESGGILLSSDIQSDDIRPINQSESDSYRIIKEDVSDDIRTTCTHHSRSDGIKPIIQRESYIIKTINQGDSENRPTNIQSYDIVSNHHVESDDISPPTDIQSDGTRPTHNIEVNAAGPIHHVESGRILPSSDIESYDVRPPNKSVSAGPIHHVETGGICLSSAIQSDDIRLIQKSTGTGPIHHLESGGILPASCIQSDGIRPIQKSTGTRPIHHVESGGILPASYIQSDGTRPTHHVELDVILPPTDIQSDGIRPTQNMEVNAAGPIHHVESGHILLSSDIQSYDIRPPIKSISTGPNHHVESGGIFLSSDIQSDDIRPTQKSTGTGPIHHVESGGILPASYIQSDGIRSTQNMEGYRAGPIHHVESGRILLSSDIQSYDIRTPNKSISTGPIHHVESGGIFLSSDIQSDDIRPTQNIESTGTGPIHYVESGGILPASGIQSYDIRSTHSTGTGPIHHVESGGILLVSDIQSDGIKPINQGDSDDRPTNHTQANDIRPTHHVELDVILPPTDIQSDGIRPTQNMEVNAAGPIHHVESGHILLSSDIQSYDIRHPIKSISTRPIQHVESGGIFLSSDIQSDDIRPTQKSTGTIHHVKSGGILPASYIQSDGIRPTQNIEGNGAGPIHHVESGRILLSSDIQSYDIRPPNKSISTGPIHHVESGGIFPASGIQSYDNRPTHSTGTGPIHHVESGGILLVSDIQSDVIKPINQGDSDDRPTNHTQANDIRPTHHVELDVILPPTDIQSDGIRPTQNIEVNGTGPIYHVGSGGILLFSDIQPDDIRPTQNIESTSTGPIHDIEPGGSLPASAIQPDGIRPTQSIQSTGTRLIHNVESGGISLSSYIQSDGIGPTQNTDSNGTELTHHVESGTILLSSDIQSDDIRPTKNIESTDTGIIHHVESGGILLSSDIQSDGVRSTHHMESNGTGLIHHVKSGGILLSSDIQSDSIKPTIQSESYIIKTINQGNSDNRPTNHIESNNIIPNHHVQSDGITPPTDIQSDDITPTQNIVVNGTGPIHHVESGILLSSDIQSDDIRPTQNTDSNGTRPIHHVESGGILLSSDIQSDGVRHTQNIESNGIERIYKVKSGGILSASDIQSDGINPIQNTRTGPVNLVESGGILLSSNIQSVDITPTQKSTGTGLIHNVESGGILLSSHNQLDGIRPTQNIESNDTGPIHHVESGGILLSSHIQSDGNRPTQNIESNGTGPIHHVESVGILLSSDIQSDDIRPTQKSTGTGVIHNVESGRILPASHIQSDGIRPTQNIESTVTGPIHHIESCVILPSSDILSDSIPRTQKIEVNGTGPIHHVESGGILLSSDIQSDGIRTTQNIESDGTGRIHHVESGGILPASAIQSDGIRTTQNTGTEPIHHVESGGILLSSHIQSDDIRPTQKSTGTGLIHLVQSGHILPASHIQSIGIRPNQNIESTGTGSIHHVESGGISPTSDIQSVGIIPTQNIKSNGTGPIHHVESGGILPASAIQSDGIRTTQNTGTGLIHNVESGGILPASIIQADGIRPTQNIESTGIGHIHHVESGGISPTSDIQSVGIRPTQNTESNGIGLIHDVESGSILPSSCIHTDGIGPSQHIKSNGTGPIHHAESGCILPASNIQSDGTRATQNTSTGPIHHVESGSILTASDIQSDDIRTTQKSTGTGPIYNVAPGDIIPASHIQSDGIRPIQNTDTGPIHHVESGGILLSSHIQSDSIRHTQNIESTGIGHIHHVESSCILPTSDIQSIGIRPTQNTESNGTGPIHHVESGGILPASAIQSDGIRTTQNTSTGPIHHAESGGILISSDIQSDISPTQKSTGTGPIHNVELGGIIPASDIQLDGIRPTYHIMSNDIGAIHHVVSGGILPSSDIHSDGYRPTQKTESDGITPTYNIESAGTSIMHHTETDNVRDTYLTGSDGTRPSYRTESNDLASTYRCGVRSVHQADPSHIRTGSDSVSDQTTVPYSRSSHTTTYSQIKKYINITQRRLKSKMLRWPRGSMFKRFLLMLLIILTVSLVILMLYMYFFYSKQDCCLCVQHLLSLFVEMHCCPEMIY; from the exons ATGCAGAGGAAGAAATGTTTGCTGCCGCTGCCGTGGGAAGAAACgctgaggaggaggaggaggacaTCTCTATCGCCACGGAAGCCAAAGCTGAAACCGAAGAAGACCTCATTGCTGAAgcttacaacaaaaacaataacaacaccaATATCAAAGCGGACACCACCACCGAAGcaaccaacaacaataacaacatcgAAGCGGTCACCACCACCGAAGCAAccgacaacaataacaacatcgAAGCGGTCACCACCACCGAAGCAAccgacaacaataacaacatcgAAGCGGTCACCACCACCGAAGcaaccaacaacaataacatcGAAGCGGTCACCACCACCGAAGCAACGGACAACAATAACCACATCGAAGCGGTCACCACCACCGAAGCAAccgacaacaataacaacatcgAAGCGGTCACCACCACCGAAGcaaccaacaacaataacatcGAAGCGGTCACCACCACCGAAGCAACGGACAACAATAACCACATCGAAGCGGTCACCACCACCGAAGCAAccgacaacaataacaacatcgAAGCGGTCACCACCACCGAAGCAACCGACAATAACAACATCGAAGCGGACACCACCACCGAAGCAAccgacaacaataacaacatcgAAGCGGTCACCACCACCGAAGCAAccgacaacaataacaacatcgAAGCGGTCACCACCACCGAAGcaaccaacaacaataacagaaacaacaacaacatcgaAGCAGACAACACTACCACCAAAGCAACCAACAATATCTGGTATCACAATCAAAGATGAGAAGGAGCTGAAGACCAGGATGAAGCACCTAAGTCACATGGCAAAGGAGATCAATCGACTCGAGACAGAGACTTGCCATGTCAGGCAGCTGATTGACTTGGTTAATATTCTCGAGGACATGACCGAATCTGTGGTCTTTGCGGCCGCCTTGAACAG GCGATTCAACAGTCCTGCAGTCAGTCACGAGTCAGATGATATTACACGTACCAGCCAGAGTGTATCAATTGGTATTGGACCCATTTACCATGCTGAGTCAGATGGTACTTTAACATCCTCAGATATTCAGTCAGATGGCATTAGACCAACCCAGAAGTCAACTGGTACTGGACCCATTCACCATGCTGATTCAGGTTGTATTTTAACATCCTCAGGTATTCAGTCAGATGATATTAGACCTACCAACCAGAGGGAGTCCGATTCCTACAGGATCATCAACGAAGATGTCTTGGATGATAtcagaactacatgtacatgtatacaccatACCGAGTCACATGGCATTAAACCCATCATCCAGAGCGAgtcatatattataaaaaccaTCAACCAGGGTGAATCAGATGATAGACAAACCAAACATATTGAGTTACATGGTATTATACCAAACCACTCCATTGAGTCAGATGGTATTTTACCACCCACAGATATTCAGTCAGATGATATTAGACCCACCCAGAAGTCAACAGGTACTGGACCCATTCACCATGCTGAGTCGGGTGGTATTTTACTATCCTCAGATATTCAGTCAGATAATATTAGACCCACCCAGAAGTCAACTGGTACTGGACCCATTGACCATGTTGAATCAGGTGGTATTTTACCACCCACAGATATTCAGTCAGATAGGATTAGAACCACCCACAATACTAGTACTGGACCCATTCACCATGCTGAGTCAGGTGGTATTTTACTATCGTCAGATATTCAGTCAGATGATATTAGACCTACCAACCAGAGCGAGTCCGATTCCTACAGGATCATCCACGAAGATGTCTTGGATGATATcagaactacatgtacaaaccATACTGAGTCGGATGGTATTAAACCCATCATCCAGAGTGAGTCATACATTATTAAAACCATCAAACAGGGTGAATCAGATGATAGACCCATCAACCATATTCAGTCAAATGACATTATACGCAACCACCATGTTGAGTCAGGTGATATTTCACCACCCACAGATTTTCAGTCAGATGGTATTAGACCCACTCAAAATATCGAGGTAAATGGTGCTGGACCTATTCACCATGTTGAGTCAGGTCGTATTTTACTATCCTCAGATTTTCAGTCAGATGATATTAGACCCACCCAGAAGTCAACTGGTACTGGACCCATTCACAATGTTGAGTCAGGTCGTATTTTACCACCCACAGATATTCAGTCAGATAGGATTAGAACCACCCACAATACTAGTACTGGACCCATTCATCATGTTGAATCAGGTGGTATTTTACTATCCTCAGATATTCAGTCAGATGATATCAGACCTACCAACCAGAGCGAGTCTGATTCCTACAGGATCATCAAAGAAGATGCCTCGGATGATATCAGAACTACATATACACACCATACTGAGTCAGACAGTATTAAACCCATCATCCAGAGTGAGTCATACATTATCAAAACCATCAACCAGGGTGAATCAGACGATAGACTCGCCAACCATATTGAGTCAGATAATAGACAAACCAAACATATTGAGTCAAATGGTATTATACCCAACCACACCATCGAGTCAGATGGTATTTTACCACCCACAGATATTCAGTCAGATGATATTGTACCCACCCAGAAGTCAACTGATACTGGACCCATTCACCATGTTGAATCAGGTGGTATTTTACTATCCTCAGATATTCAGTCAGATGATATCAGACCTATCAACCAGAGCGAGTCTGATTCCTACAGGATCATCAAAGAAGATGTCTCGGATGATATCagaactacatgtacacatcATAGCAGGTCAGATGGTATTAAACCCATCATCCAGAGAGAGTCATATATTATCAAAACCATCAACCAGGGTGACTCAGAAAATAGACCGACCAACATTCAGTCATATGACATTGTATCCAACCACCATGTTGAATCAGATGATATTTCACCACCCACAGATATTCAGTCAGATGGTACAAGACCCACTCATAATATTGAGGTAAATGCTGCTGGACCTATTCACCATGTTGAGTCAGGTCGTATTTTACCATCCTCAGATATTGAGTCGTATGATGTTAGACCCCCCAACAAGTCAGTTAGTGCTGGACCCATTCACCATGTTGAGACAGGTGGTATTTGCCTATCCTCAGCTATTCAGTCAGATGATATTAGACTCATCCAGAAGTCAACTGGTACTGGACCCATTCACCATCTTGAGTCAGGTGGTATTTTACCAGCCTCATGTATTCAGTCAGATGGTATTAGACCCATCCAGAAGTCAACTGGTACTAGACCCATTCACCATGTTGAGTCGGGTGGTATTTTACCCGCCTCATATATTCAGTCAGATGGTACTAGACCCACCCACCATGTTGAGTTGGATGTTATATTACCACCCACTGATATTCAGTCAGATGGTATTAGACCCACTCAGAATATGGAGGTAAATGCTGCTGGACCTATTCACCATGTTGAGTCAGGTCATATTTTACTATCCTCAGATATTCAGTCATATGATATTAGACCCCCCATCAAGTCAATTAGCACCGGACCCAATCACCATGTTGAGTCAGGTGGTATTTTCCTATCCTCAGATATTCAGTCTGATGATATTAGACCAACCCAGAAATCAACTGGTACTGGACCCATTCACCATGTTGAGTCAGGTGGTATTTTACCAGCCTCATATATTCAGTCAGATGGTATTAGATCCACTCAGAATATGGAGGGATACAGGGCTGGACCTATTCACCATGTTGAGTCAGGTCGTATTTTACTATCCTCAGATATTCAGTCATATGATATTAGAACCCCCAACAAGTCAATTAGCACCGGACCTATTCACCATGTTGAGTCAGGTGGTATTTTCCTATCCTCAGATATTCAGTCAGATGATATTAGACCCACTCAGAATATTGAGTCAACTGGTACTGGACCCATTCACTATGTTGAGTCAGGTGGTATTTTACCAGCCTCAGGTATTCAGTCATATGATATCAGATCCACCCACAGTACTGGTACTGGACCCATTCATCATGTTGAGTCAGGTGGTATTTTATTAGTCTCAGATATTCAGTCAGATGGTATTAAACCAATCAACCAGGGCGACTCAGATGATAGACCCACCAACCATACTCAGGCAAATGACATTAGACCCACCCACCATGTTGAGTTGGATGTTATATTACCACCCACTGATATTCAGTCAGATGGTATTAGACCCACTCAGAATATGGAGGTAAATGCTGCTGGACCTATTCACCATGTTGAGTCAGGTCATATTTTACTATCCTCAGATATTCAGTCATATGATATTAGACACCCCATCAAGTCAATTAGCACCAGACCCATTCAACATGTTGAGTCAGGTGGTATTTTCCTATCATCAGATATTCAGTCCGATGATATTAGACCCACCCAGAAGTCAACTGGTACCATTCACCATGTTAAGTCAGGTGGTATTTTACCAGCCTCATATATTCAGTCAGATGGTATTAGACCCACTCAGAATATTGAGGGAAATGGGGCTGGACCTATTCACCATGTCGAGTCAGGTCGTATTTTACTATCCTCAGATATTCAGTCATATGATATTAGACCCCCCAACAAGTCAATTAGCACCGGACCCATTCACCATGTTGAGTCAGGTGGTATTTTCCCAGCCTCAGGTATTCAGTCATATGATAACAGACCCACCCACAGTACTGGTACTGGACCCATTCATCATGTTGAGTCAGGTGGTATTTTATTAGTCTCAGATATTCAGTCAGATGTTATTAAACCCATCAACCAGGGTGATTCAGATGATAGACCCACCAACCATACTCAGGCAAATGACATTAGACCCACCCACCATGTTGAGCTGGATGTTATATTACCACCCACTGATATTCAGTCAGATGGTATTAGACCCACTCAGAATATTGAGGTAAATGGTACTGGGCCCATTTACCATGTTGGGTCAGGTGGTATTTTACTATTCTCAGATATTCAGCCAGATGATATTAGGCCCACCCAGAATATTGAGTCAACTAGTACTGGACCCATTCACGATATTGAGCCAGGTGGTAGTTTACCAGCCTCAGCTATTCAGCCAGATGGTATTAGACCTACCCAGAGTATTCAGTCAACTGGTACTAGACTCATTCACAATGTTGAGTCAGGTGGTATTTCACTATCCTCATATATTCAGTCAGATGGTATTGGACCCACCCAGAATACTGATTCAAATGGAACTGAACTTACTCACCATGTTGAATCAGGTACCATCTTACTATCCTCAGATATTCAGTCAGATGATATAAGACCAACCAAGAATATTGAGTCAACTGATACTGGAATCATTCACCATGTTGAGTCAGGTGGTATTTTACTATCCTCAGATATTCAGTCAGATGGTGTTAGATCCACCCATCATATGGAGTCAAATGGTACTGGACTCATTCACCATGTTAAGTCAGGTGGTATATTACTATCCTCAGATATTCAGTCAGATAGTATTAAACCCACCATACAGAGTGAGTCATATATTATCAAAACCATCAACCAGGGTAACTCAGATAATAGACCCACCAACCATATTGAgtcaaataatattataccCAACCACCATGTTCAATCAGATGGTATTACACCACCCACAGATATTCAGTCAGATGATATTACACCCACTCAGAATATTGTAGTAAATGGTACTGGACCCATTCACCATGTTGAGTCTGGTATTTTACTATCCTCAGATATTCAGTCAGATGATATTAGACCCACCCAGAATACTGATTCAAATGGTACTAGACCTATTCACCATGTTGAGTCAGGTGGTATTTTACTATCCTCAGATATTCAGTCAGATGGTGTTAGACACACCCAGAATATTGAGTCAAATGGTATTGAACGAATATACAAGGTTAAGTCAGGTGGTATTTTATCAGCCTCAGATATTCAGTCAGATGGTATTAATCCCATCCAGAATACTCGTACTGGGCCCGTTAACCTTGTTGAGTCAGGTGGTATTTTACTATCATCAAATATTCAGTCAGTTGATATTACACCCACCCAGAAGTCAACTGGTACTGGACTCATTCACAATGTTGAGTCAGGTGGTATTTTACTATCCTCACATAATCAGTTAGATGGTATTAGACCCACCCAGAATATTGAGTCAAATGATACTGGACCGATTCACCATGTCGAGTCAGGTGGTATTTTACTATCCTCACATATTCAGTCAGATGGTAATAGACCCACCCAGAATATTGAGTCAAATGGTACTGGACCGATTCACCATGTTGAATCAGTTGGCATTTTGCTATCCTCAGATATTCAGTCAGATGATATTAGACCCACCCAGAAGTCAACTGGTACTGGAGTCATTCACAATGTCGAGTCAGGTCGTATTTTACCAGCCTCACATATTCAGTCAGATGGTATTAGACCCACCCAGAATATTGAGTCAACTGTTACTGGACCCATTCACCATATTGAGTCATGTGTTATTTTACCATCATCAGATATTCTGTCAGATAGTATTCCACGCACCCAAAAAATTGAGGTAAATGGTACTGGACCCATTCACCATGTTGAGTCAGGTGGTATTTTACTATCCTCAGATATTCAGTCAGATGGCATTAGAACTACCCAGAATATTGAGTCAGATGGTACTGGACGTATTCACCATGTTGAGTCAGGTGGTATTTTACCAGCCTCAGCTATTCAGTCAGATGGTATTAGAACCACCCAGAATACTGGTACTGAACCCATTCACCATGTTGAATCAGGTGGCATTTTGCTATCCTCACATATTCAGTCAGATGACATTAGACCCACCCAGAAGTCAACTGGTACTGGACTCATTCACCTTGTTCAGTCAGGTCATATTTTACCAGCCTCACATATTCAGTCAATTGGTATTAGACCCAACCAGAACATTGAGTCAACTGGTACTGGATCCATTCACCATGTTGAGTCAGGTGGTATTTCACCAACCTCAGATATTCAGTCTGTTGGTATTATACCTACCCAGAATATTAAGTCAAATGGTACTGGACCCATTCACCATGTTGAGTCAGGTGGTATTTTACCAGCTTCAGCTATTCAGTCAGATGGTATTAGAACCACGCAGAATACTGGTACTGGACTCATTCACAATGTTGAATCAGGTGGTATTTTGCCAGCCTCAATTATTCAAGCAGATGGTATTAGACCCACCCAGAATATTGAGTCAACTGGTATTGGACACATTCACCATGTTGAGTCAGGTGGTATTTCACCAACCTCAGATATTCAGTCCGTTGGTATTAGACCTACCCAGAATACTGAGTCAAATGGTATTGGACTTATTCATGATGTTGAATCAGGTAGTATCTTACCATCCTCATGTATTCACACAGATGGCATTGGACCCTCACAGCATATTAAGTCAAATGGTACTGGACCCATTCACCATGCTGAGTCAGGTTGTATTTTACCAGCCTCAAATATTCAGTCAGATGGTACTAGAGCCACTCAGAATACTAGTACTGGGCCGATTCACCATGTTGAGTCGGGTAGTATTTTAACAGCCTCAGATATTCAGTCAGATGATATTAGAACCACCCAGAAGTCAACTGGTACTGGACCCATTTACAATGTTGCACCAGGTGATATTATACCAGCCTCACATATTCAGTCAGATGGTATTAGACCCATTCAGAATACTGATACTGGACCCATTCACCATGTTGAGTCGGGTGGTATTTTACTATCCTCACATATTCAGTCAGATAGTATTAGACACACCCAGAATATTGAGTCAACTGGTATTGGACACATTCACCATGTTGAGTCAAGTTGTATTTTACCAACCTCAGATATTCAGTCCATTGGTATTAGACCTACCCAGAATACGGAGTCAAATGGTACTGGACCCATTCACCATGTTGAGTCAGGTGGTATTTTACCAGCCTCAGCTATTCAGTCAGATGGTATTAGAACCACCCAGAATACTAGTACTGGGCCGATTCACCATGCTGAGTCAGGTGGTATTTTAATATCTTCAGATATTCAGTCAGATATTAGTCCCACCCAGAAGTCAACTGGTACTGGACCCATTCACAATGTTGAGTTGGGTGGTATTATACCAGCCTCAGATATTCAGTTAGATGGTATTAGACCCACTTACCATATTATGTCAAATGATATTGGAGCCATACACCATGTTGTATCAGGTGGCATTTTACCATCCTCAGATATTCATTCAGATGGTTATAGACCCACCCAAAAGACTGAGTCTGATGGTATTACACCCACATACAATATCGAGTCAGCTGGGACTAGCATCATGCaccatacagagacagacaatgTTAGAGACACGTATCTTACTGGATCAGATGGTACTAGACCCTCCTATCGTACTGAGTCAAATGATCTTGCAAGTACCTACCGGTGTGGTGTAAGATCCGTCCACCAGGCTGATCCATCCCATATCAGAACCGGCAGTGATTCTGTGTCGGATCAAACCACTGTCCCCTACAGTCGCAGTTCACATACCACTACATATTCACAGATAaagaaatacataaacattactcAAAGACGTTTAAAGTCAAAAATGTTGCGATGGCCAAGGGGTTCTATGTTTAAAAGATTCCTACTCATGTTATTAATCATTTTGACAGTTTCACTGGTAATACTTatgctatacatgtatttcttttatTCAAAGCAGGACTGTTGTTTATGTGTACAACATTTGCTGTCACTGTTTGTTGAAATGCATTGCTGTCCTGAAATGATCTACTAA